Proteins from one Malaya genurostris strain Urasoe2022 chromosome 2, Malgen_1.1, whole genome shotgun sequence genomic window:
- the LOC131431263 gene encoding trypsin 3A1-like: MMEKAELVVWISAILLMTFTLQTGSSFDLRRFKRIKGGLPTDIAYYPYQVSLQMYNRCGGSILNARWVLTAAHCMSVVEDPTKLTIRAGSSYFGSGGVVVLVRQIHLHPLQNGFKNYDFALLELSESLPISENIQPIPLPARTETFEDGKQCVVSGFGFEDHDELSSDLRAAFVTVDDQQWCINYFAGRADVTESMICAGFNQKGIDSCGGDSGGPLACGGVLAGVSSWGMGCHTVNYPDVYARVTSALDWIHETVNSVPYNYSL; this comes from the exons ATGATGGAAAAGGCTGAGCTAGTCGTTTGGATTTCGGCAATCCTGCTTATGACATTTACATTGCAAACTGGTTCATCCTTCGACCTTCGACGTTTCAAACGAATCAAAGGCGGCCTACCAACTGACATAGCCTACTATCCATATCAGGTTTCTTTGCAGATGTACAATCGTTGTGGAGGTTCAATACTGAATGCCCGATGGGTTTTGACGGCTGCCCACTGCATGAG TGTTGTTGAAGATCCTACCAAGCTGACCATCCGAGCTGGGTCGAGTTATTTTGGCAGTGGAGGCGTGGTGGTTCTGGTGCGACAGATTCATTTGCATCCCTTGCAAAACGGGTTCAAAAACTACGATTTTGCACTTTTGGAACTTTCGGAGTCGCTCCCAATTAGTGAAAATATTCAACCGATACCACTACCAgctcgaactgaaaccttcgaGGATGGAAAACAGTGTGTAGTTTCAGGATTTGGCTTCGAAGACCACGATGAGCTCAGTTCCGACCTCAGAGCCGCATTTGTTACTGTAGACGATCAGCAGTGGTGTATCAATTATTTCGCAGGAAGAGCGGATGTTACCGAGAGTATGATTTGTGCTGGCTTCAATCAGAAAGGAATCGACTCCTGTGGG GGTGATTCGGGTGGACCGTTGGCTTGCGGCGGTGTGCTGGCCGGAGTGTCGTCCTGGGGGATGGGTTGTCATACAGTAAACTATCCCGATGTGTATGCAAGGGTTACCAGCGCTCTGGATTGGATCCACGAAACCGTTAACTCAGTTCCTTACAATTATTCGTTGTGA